Proteins encoded together in one Heliangelus exortis chromosome 13, bHelExo1.hap1, whole genome shotgun sequence window:
- the LOC139802285 gene encoding pancreatic secretory granule membrane major glycoprotein GP2-like, producing MIANLSSKRAKNVCQPRDCLFLQERIMRCLLVVSVLCLAGCEGNKSDLGRGVSPHLKRSPDACLPNPCQHQGHCQVEEDGPVCSCKPGFTGVFCQDVIMKLACEEEYMKMMVRKEVFELLKIPRELVHLKNQACKVSEREEEGKLFFAATLTGENHTTCGSIIQQNSSHISYHNVIESKPEARGGVISRSFQLEVHFSCLYAYEQVVKLPFALTAVDKLVQFVVREGHFNVSMRLYKTPSYLQPYYLPTAAIPIMDTLYVLLNLEGQNQIKYFLLSVEDCWATPTADPYQGVRHGLIEKGCPQDETVTYLNAIGESTAAKFSFQMFQFVGYPEVFLHCRVRLCLPGSLEPCAKQCPRHQRSKRALADDYNKIVSYGPIHLLAAPSLGAGTQHSRTDPQDLGGLNPWFLGVLILLCALGVLTAAVVAISTRQRLG from the exons ATGATTGCAAATCTCTCCAGCAAGCGTGCTAAAAATGTGTGTCAACCCAGAGACTGCTTGTTTTTACAGGAAAGGATTATGAGGTGTTTGCTGGTGGtctctgtcctctgcctggCTGGCTGTGAAGGCAACAAGA GTGATCTGGGACGAGGGGTTTCCCCCCATCTCAAGAGGAGCCCAGATGCCTGCCTGCCAAACCCATGCCAGCACCAGGGGCACTGCCAGGTGGAGGAAGATGGACCAGTTTGCAGCTGCAAGCCAGGCTTCACAGGGGTGTTCTGCCAAG atgtgATAATGAAGCTGGCCTGTGAGGAAGAGTACATGAAGATGATGGTGAGGAAGGAGGTGTTTGAACTTTTGAAAATCCCCCGGGAGCTTGTCCACTTGAAGAACCAGGCATGCAAAGtctcagaaagggaagaagagggcAAGTTGTTTTTTGCAGCCACTCTCACAGGTGAAAATCACACCACCTGTGGGTCAATAATTCAG CAAAACAGCTCCCACATATCATACCACAATGTCATTGAGTCAAAGCCTGAAGCACGTGGGGGTGTCATCTCCCGGAGTTTCCAGCTGGAGGTTCATTTCTCCTGCCTCTACGCCTACGAGCAGGTGGTGAAGCTGCCCTTCGCTCTCACTGCTGTCGACAA GCTGGTGCAGTTTGTGGTTAGGGAAGGGCACTTCAATGTCAGCATGAGACTGTACAAGACCCCATCCTACCTCCAGCCCTATTACCTACCAACTGCTGCCATCCCCATCATGGACACCCTCTATGTCCTGCTGAACCTCGAAGGACAGAACCAGATCAAGTATTTCCTGCTGAGTGTTGAGGACTGCTGGGCCACACCGACTGCAGATCCCTACCAGGGTGTGAGGCACGGGCTCATTGAGAAGGG ctgtccccaggatGAGACAGTGACATACCTGAATGCTATTGGAGAGAGCACTGCAGCCAAGTTCAGCTTCCAGATGTTTCAGTTTGTGGGTTACCCTGAAGTGTTCCTGCACTGCCGTGTCCGGCTCTGCCTTCCTGGCAGCCTGGAGCCCTGTGCCAAG CAATGCCCCAGGCACCAGAGGAGCAAGCGAGCGCTGGCAGATGACTACAATAAGATTGTCTCCTATGGGCCCATCCACCTGCTGGCTGCTCCTTCCTTGGGAGCAGGCACCCAGCACTCCAGGACTGACCCACAGGACCTGGGAG GACTTAACCCATGGTTCCTGGGGGTCCTCATCCTCCTGTGTGCACTGGGAGTGCTCACTGCAGCTGTTGTGGCCATCAGCACAAGGCAGAGGTTGGGGTAG